In Scatophagus argus isolate fScaArg1 chromosome 5, fScaArg1.pri, whole genome shotgun sequence, a genomic segment contains:
- the rflnb gene encoding refilin B gives MVGSLNLPNVCEGDPLDMMSCRADRGLDSPDSGLPPSPSPSAWLLPVCAEKAGGVSPVSEDEGRGSLVPALPTGSFQQLHPLSFGEGIALDPLPPKEIRYTSSVLYDSDRHFIQTVALKPWGQGLEHCRQTIMAVPHSTWRHYKTQLDFQPRHRPQHFKSTAIIYPKRTSAVYTTELSYDCHRISRRFLSSVELEAAGRRELPQ, from the exons ATGGTTGGCAGCTTGAACTTGCCAAATGTATGTGAAGGTGATCCACTGGATATGATGAGCTGCAGGGCTGATAGAGGACTTGACAGCCCGGACTCTGGGTTACCCCCGAGCCCGAGCCCCAGCGCCtggctgctgcctgtgtgtgcggAGAAAGCCGGGGGCGTGAGCCCGGTGTCTGAAGACGAGGGAAGGGGCTCCCTG GTTCCAGCTTTACCCACTGGATCTTTCCAGCAGCTCCATCCGTTGTCCTTTGGGGAAGGCATAGCACTTGATCCGTTACCACCAAAGGAAATAAG ATACACCTCCTCCGTGCTGTACGACTCGGACCGGCACTTCATCCAGACCGTGGCCCTGAAGCCATGGGGTCAGGGCCTtgaacactgcagacagaccATCATGGCCGTGCCCCACAGTACCTGGCGCCACTACAAGACACAGCTGGATTTCCAGCCTCGCCATAGGCCGCAGCATTTCAAGAGTACCGCCATCATCTACCCCAAGCGAACCAGCGCCGTCTACACCACAGAGCTGAGCTACGACTGCCACCGAATATCCAGACGTTTCCTCTCCAGTGTGGAGCTGGAGGCGGCTGGCAGGAGAGAGCTACCTCAGTGA
- the dus4l gene encoding tRNA-dihydrouridine(20a/20b) synthase [NAD(P)+]-like, whose amino-acid sequence MKTSNGNPSIMDMFEKGKVLKICAPMVRYSKLAFRSLVRKYNCDICFTPMIVASDFMRSVKARDSEFTTNEHDRPLIVQFAANDAQTLADAACVVAPFSDGVDLNCGCPQRWAMSAGYGACLINKPELVKDMVRHVRNQVDNPNYTASIKIRIHKDLRRTVDLCQKAQAAGVSWITVHGRTSEERHQPVHYDAIKTIKDSVSIPVIANGDIKYLRDVESTHQLTGVDGVMAARGLLANPAMFTGYEDTPLECIWDWVDISIEQGTPFTCFHHHLIYMLERVSSQPERKVFNSLSSTSAVIDYLQNTYGSVYDLRTMTLQWTAVALFLYVEIGILVIFCLPFISARRWQSIFHLRIWNSVARFWNKVFLTMIIILIVLFLDAVREVRKYSGKEVGTDAKLQPNMFDHLHMKLFRAQRNLYISGFAVFLWLVIKRVVTLINQLASMSATTAALQAQADTANQAAKKYMEDNELLKQTLMEGKGDKATAEGMELLRKDMEKLKEELKTSRDALKNSKSEEDVLKKQMEGLAREYDRLLKEHQELQNLQDSGNKKDN is encoded by the exons ATGAAGACCTCCAACGGAAACCCCAGCATCATGGACATGTTTGAAAAGGGAAAAGTCTTGAAAATATGTGCTCCAATGGTTCGATACTCAAA GCTTGCTTTTAGGTCCTTGGTGAGGAAATACAACTGTGATATCTGCTTCACCCCAATGATAGTTGCCTCTGACTTCATGCGGTCTGTCAAAGCCAGGGACAGTGAATTCACTACCAATGAGC ATGACCGGCCCTTGATAGTGCAGTTTGCTGCCAATGATGCCCAGACTCTGGCTGATGCAGCCTGTGTGGTAGCACCTTTCTCAGATGGAGTTGACCTCAACTGTGGCTGTCCCCAAAG ATGGGCTATGTCTGCCGGGTATGGTGCATGCCTCATCAACAAGCCAGAACTTGTGAAAGACATGGTCAGACATGTCAGAAACCAAGTGGACAATCCAAACTATACAGCATCCATCAAAATAAG AATTCACAAGGATCTGAGGCGAACAGTGGACCTGTGTCAGAAGGCTCAAGCAGCCGGTGTGTCTTGGATAACGGTTCATGGCCGTACATCCGAAGAACGCCACCAGCCAGTCCATTATGATGccataaaaacaatcaaagacAGCGTTTCCATCCCTGTAATCGCAAATGGGGACATAAAGTACCTTCGTGATGTGGAGTCCACCCACCAGCTTACTGGGGTTGATG GTGTGATGGCTGCACGAGGTTTGCTTGCTAACCCTGCCATGTTCACCGGCTATGAGGATACACCGTTGGAATGTATATGGGACTGGGTTGACATTTCTATAGAGCAGGGCACTCCATTCACCTGCTTCCACCACCATCTTATCTACATGCTGGAGAGGGTTAGCTCCCAGCCTGAGAGAAAAGTGTTCAATTCTCTGTCCAGCACCTCAGCTGTAATAGATTACCTTCAGAACACATATGGGTCAGTGTATGATCTGCGAACA ATGACGCTGCAATGGACTGCTGTGGCCCTCTTTCTCTATGTTGAGATAGGCATTCTTGTCATCTTCTGTTTACCTTTCATCTCAGCCAGGAG ATGGCAGAGTATTTTCCACCTGAGGATCTGGAACAGTGTGGCACGGTTCTGGAACAAAGTGTTTCTCACAATGATCATAATACTGATTGTTCTCTTCCTTG atGCAGTACGTGAGGTGAGGAAATATTCAGGCAAAGAGGTTGGCACAGATGCCAAGCTTCAGCCAAACATGTTTGATCACCTCCACATGAAGCTTTTCAGAGCCCAGAGGAATCTCTACATCTCTGGCTTTGCGGTCTTCCTCTGGCT GGTTATTAAGCGGGTTGTCACCTTGATTAACCAACTGGCATCAATGTCTGCCACCACGGCAGCTCTTCAGGCGCAGGCCGACACTGCTAACCAGGCTGCCAAGAAATACATGGAGGACAATGAGCTGCTGAAACAG ACTCTGATGGAAGGGAAAGGTGATAAAGCTACTGCAGAGGGCATGGAGCTGCTGAGGAAAGACAtggagaaactgaaagaagaacTGAAGACCTCGAGAGATG CCCTGAAGAACTCCAAGTCTGAAGAAGATGTATTGAAGAAGCAGATGGAGGGTCTCGCCAGGGAGTACGACAGACTGTTAAAAGAACACCAGGAGCTCCAG aatCTTCAAGATAGTGGAAACAAAAAGGACAACTAG